taatgaattttttttaaaaaatagtcaaGCGGGCTAGTCCGCCAATCCGTCATAAAAGCGGGGCGGGTTAACATTTTGAACCCATTTTAGTTGGTAGGACGGGCCGACCCGCTTTGCTACCCCTACTCAAAAtcgtcaaattttaattttttttatttaattaatatatggtTGGATCCACGGATTAGTTTGGATTCCGCTCCTCCAGAACCGCTATCTGGACCAATTATTAGAGAGAGCCAttagtttggtttggttcgggttCGGACGGATAATCGAGTACCCATTATCCGTGCTGACCCCTAAATCTATGACTGAATCAATTATCATAAAATCAAGACCTTTACATGTTCAACAATTTcatcattttaaatattaatttcatatatatattataaaaaaataaaagtcacATATATAATTACTCAAATGatactaaatatataaattaataaatttttgtatttcgaattaaattaaattgataaataatttttttatttaaataaaaaaatctctatTTTAATTAACATGCATTATAATGTAAgtagataaaagaaaattattttttagtggtTAAAGAAATTATGTGATATTTATATGGTAATTAAAATGAGTCCAATAGCTCAGCTCCTTCCCACTTTAGCTACCTATCCAACCGACTACTACTTTTAGATGTTTTTGTCTTTTCATTTATGTTTCAAGGCTTTTTTTGTAACTCTAATACTCGCTACAAGACAAATTATGAACCTGCTATTTAAATAGCAATGTGCCAGTAAAATTGCTTGAGCCATGTGAAAGTCTTCCAATAAAATAAACCTCCAATGTAtccatttttcatattatttaatattttcattatgtATTTGTACTTTTCCATTAGCATAAATGTTGCTCTTTTATGAAATGTTGTAACTTCTTGTTAATTAGCATAAGATTGGGCCTTCCTTGTTTTTAGTATTCAGGTTTGATGGGTCCAATTACAAATGCCACCTACCTCCTTTCTAATCCCACAGTTTCCATTTCTCAAGAGTTAGTAACTGCAACCTCAAAACACCCATTATTTTCAACTGCACACAtcagagaaaaaagagagaaaggatGACAAAGAAAAGCTCAGTGCTGCATTCAAAACTCCAGGAACTCTCATCCATACTGGATGATCTGTTGCTGCATGCCCCTGATCAGACACAGTCCCATGAATCTCTCTCCAAAGACATAAAGAACAAGATTGCTTTCATTCGGAAATTGTTATCTGCTGAAGTTGCTTCCAATTCTCAATCACCATTGTCATCAAGTCCCCACCATCTGCACCACATTTCCGAGAGACTTGCCTCCTTGGAGAAAGCCTTTCATGCATGGAACACTCATCAGACACTGTCCCCTGAAGACATCAGCATCGACAATGATTCTACCTGCTCTTGCTCCAATGATGAAgacggagaagaagaagaagaagaggtttTTCATGATGATGTTGGCGACACTGACAAGGATATGGTGGAATTTCATGATGAGAGGGAGATAACAAAGGTTGGATTTGATAGGATCGCATCT
The genomic region above belongs to Arachis duranensis cultivar V14167 chromosome 3, aradu.V14167.gnm2.J7QH, whole genome shotgun sequence and contains:
- the LOC127745476 gene encoding uncharacterized protein LOC127745476; amino-acid sequence: MTKKSSVLHSKLQELSSILDDLLLHAPDQTQSHESLSKDIKNKIAFIRKLLSAEVASNSQSPLSSSPHHLHHISERLASLEKAFHAWNTHQTLSPEDISIDNDSTCSCSNDEDGEEEEEEVFHDDVGDTDKDMVEFHDEREITKVGFDRIASFANYEDAKEFFEGSSRLRVERKELGSKEETRRGGNSACYAKACGFMLGMFLMGFIILIFCGCFDPSVEQHSFAALPT